The Sinomonas sp. P10A9 genome includes a window with the following:
- a CDS encoding MinD/ParA family protein has product MEMSAGEQTPPPVPMTRREARRLREAEEAERQTSRGQSGGGQAEPTVDPVADGAPGETPPDEAPATGGRTVEPQTEAAHDDRSPERAGSAPETPSPEMPSDDRDRTGAVGREQQREAAGGGEPAGEGQAAPSAVPLGAGGVPPRPQAPPIQQAAKPPERPTAAPQTRAAPEARPLAPRVAPAVGSGPSPTAPAPVIQTPEPSVAAPVVPAAPTPERPAPVPPTSRHAERPAEPTVATVRERSVAPTQEPVEAPAGFIRSVPVPPPGGLRGFLYRVTGGALNLGQSERARQDELVQKQISRRLEGNWNTAFLSLKGGIGKTSTTVGVGLTLAELRPEPPCAIDANPDAGDLVERALGEGSYESERRHSITSLLRDFDTVNSRADLVKYLHHAGSLHLLAGEQDPELSDSLTPEDYRRVHALVKRHFTVTLTDCGTGVSRPAMRGILEDADNIVVVAGYAVSGAKRARDTLRWLSAHGYDRLAQSAIVVVTDKDDVSARVDKSAIEATLSGMCRALVTVPHDRSMADGDLVDLDRLRPATREAYREIAAAIVSGYQRQGPQA; this is encoded by the coding sequence ATGGAGATGTCAGCTGGGGAGCAGACTCCGCCACCGGTTCCGATGACCCGCCGCGAGGCCCGGCGCCTGCGCGAAGCGGAGGAGGCGGAACGCCAGACGTCGCGCGGGCAGTCCGGCGGCGGGCAGGCTGAACCCACGGTTGATCCGGTTGCGGATGGGGCTCCTGGCGAGACGCCTCCTGACGAGGCGCCTGCCACCGGAGGGCGCACGGTTGAGCCCCAGACGGAGGCGGCGCACGACGACCGCTCGCCGGAGCGGGCCGGTTCGGCTCCCGAAACGCCTTCTCCCGAAATGCCTTCCGACGATCGGGATCGCACCGGCGCAGTGGGGCGCGAGCAGCAACGGGAAGCCGCAGGCGGCGGGGAACCCGCAGGCGAGGGGCAGGCCGCGCCGTCGGCCGTCCCGCTCGGTGCGGGCGGCGTCCCTCCCCGACCGCAGGCCCCGCCGATACAGCAGGCGGCAAAACCTCCCGAGCGGCCGACGGCGGCTCCCCAGACTCGGGCGGCTCCCGAGGCAAGGCCGTTGGCGCCGCGGGTTGCGCCCGCTGTGGGGTCGGGCCCGTCCCCCACCGCGCCAGCCCCCGTTATTCAGACACCCGAACCTTCCGTCGCGGCGCCCGTCGTTCCGGCCGCTCCAACGCCCGAACGACCGGCACCCGTCCCACCGACGAGCCGGCACGCCGAGAGGCCGGCCGAGCCCACCGTCGCCACCGTCCGCGAACGCTCCGTCGCCCCCACGCAGGAGCCCGTCGAGGCGCCGGCGGGGTTCATCCGTTCGGTTCCCGTTCCGCCGCCCGGGGGGCTCCGCGGCTTCCTGTACCGGGTCACGGGCGGGGCGCTGAACCTCGGCCAGTCGGAGCGTGCGCGTCAGGACGAACTCGTCCAGAAGCAGATCTCGCGTCGCCTGGAGGGGAACTGGAACACAGCTTTCCTCTCGCTCAAGGGCGGGATCGGCAAGACATCCACGACGGTGGGCGTAGGCCTGACACTGGCAGAGCTGAGGCCCGAGCCTCCGTGCGCGATCGACGCGAACCCGGATGCCGGCGATCTCGTGGAGCGGGCCCTCGGCGAGGGCTCCTACGAGTCCGAGCGGCGGCACTCGATCACGAGCCTCCTGAGGGACTTCGACACCGTGAACTCGCGGGCGGACCTCGTGAAGTACCTCCACCACGCCGGAAGCCTGCACCTGCTCGCGGGGGAGCAGGACCCGGAGCTGTCCGATTCCCTCACGCCCGAGGACTACCGCCGCGTGCACGCACTCGTGAAGAGGCACTTCACCGTGACGCTCACCGACTGCGGGACGGGAGTGAGCCGCCCCGCGATGCGCGGGATCCTCGAGGACGCGGACAACATCGTGGTCGTGGCCGGATATGCGGTCAGCGGTGCGAAGCGAGCGCGGGACACCCTGCGGTGGCTGTCCGCGCACGGCTACGATCGCCTCGCCCAAAGCGCGATCGTCGTCGTCACCGACAAGGATGACGTTTCGGCCCGGGTGGACAAGAGTGCGATCGAGGCGACGCTCTCCGGGATGTGCCGCGCGCTCGTCACCGTGCCGCACGACCGGTCGATGGCGGATGGCGATCTCGTGGACCTTGACCGCCTGCGCCCCGCGACGCGCGAGGCGTACCGGGAGATCGCGGCGGCGATTGTCTCGGGCTACCAGCGGCAGGGTCCCCAGGCCTAG
- a CDS encoding MBL fold metallo-hydrolase, whose amino-acid sequence MAGWQDLGANTYVLATEPLRLNIGLVVGEERALVVDTGHGPRQGADILAAVREKTELPLVVVNTHAHYDHYFGNAVFAAAGATEFYAHENAVAEIAQNGEAHRPAVAEAEPAMAAGEGENTEIVVPTGIVRDQPVLVDLGGASVTLFHLGRGHTDGDLLVGTASTLFAGDLVEEGAYPEFGDSFPEEWADVLRHISALRNRYQSLVPGHGRLCSDAFVRTMADTMATAVRSAIQATRETPDDATKAVPILPYGPEQSRLFIRRLKAASLS is encoded by the coding sequence GTGGCTGGATGGCAGGATCTCGGAGCGAACACCTACGTCCTGGCCACGGAGCCGCTCCGGCTCAACATTGGCCTCGTGGTCGGCGAGGAGCGTGCGCTCGTGGTGGATACGGGCCACGGGCCCCGCCAGGGCGCCGACATCCTCGCGGCGGTGCGCGAGAAGACGGAGCTGCCGCTCGTCGTCGTGAATACCCACGCGCACTACGACCACTACTTCGGCAACGCCGTGTTCGCGGCCGCCGGGGCCACGGAGTTCTACGCGCACGAGAACGCTGTCGCCGAGATCGCCCAGAACGGCGAGGCACACCGCCCGGCCGTGGCCGAGGCGGAGCCCGCGATGGCCGCTGGTGAGGGCGAGAACACGGAGATCGTCGTTCCCACGGGGATCGTGCGGGACCAGCCAGTGCTCGTGGACCTCGGCGGCGCTTCGGTCACGCTGTTCCACCTGGGCCGCGGGCACACGGACGGCGACCTGCTCGTGGGCACGGCGTCGACGCTGTTCGCCGGTGACCTCGTCGAGGAGGGCGCCTATCCGGAATTCGGGGACTCGTTCCCGGAAGAGTGGGCGGACGTGCTGCGCCACATCTCGGCACTGCGCAACCGGTACCAGTCGCTCGTGCCGGGGCACGGCCGGCTGTGCAGCGACGCGTTCGTGCGGACAATGGCCGATACTATGGCGACGGCGGTGCGCTCGGCCATCCAGGCCACGCGGGAGACGCCTGACGACGCCACCAAGGCAGTCCCGATCCTCCCATACGGACCGGAGCAGTCGCGGCTGTTCATCCGGCGGCTCAAGGCTGCCAGCCTGAGCTGA
- a CDS encoding dihydrolipoamide acetyltransferase family protein, with product MPTTVTAHGTAAQKTFLLPDLGEGLTEAELVRWLVAVGDTVAVDQPIAEVETAKAIVEVPTPFGGTVAVLHGEPGSTLDVGAPLITVAEVTPSGAEVTSGGAEVTLGGAEVTPSGAEVTPSPDEIYRTEERAGSRGRPEDSGSGNVLIGYGTAGGTVGGRTRRRKGAPPSSATPAAEPSRTTAPGRAVRVVSPIVRKLAADLGITLGSISGSGPDGLIMRRDVESAGVTSAPQGVTSPQQAVTSAPQGVTSPPQGVTSATHGVTSAPQGVTSAGETDAKTGLGIASRTPVTGVRKAVAQAMVRSRTEIPEATVWVDADATELVKLRSDLKRRDPDTTPSLLAFIARFVLAGLVKYPELNTRLEETAEGAQEIVRFDGINLGFAAQTDRGLMVPAIRGAHRLSARQIDAELRRLTGLARDGKASPADLTGGTFTLNNYGVFGVDGSAAIINHPEAAILGIGRIIDRPWAVDGELAVRKVVQLTLVFDHRVCDGGTAGGFLRFVADAVEQPGSVLADL from the coding sequence ATGCCAACGACAGTGACTGCGCACGGCACCGCCGCGCAGAAGACGTTCCTGCTGCCCGACCTCGGGGAGGGCCTCACCGAGGCTGAACTCGTGCGCTGGCTTGTGGCCGTGGGGGACACCGTGGCCGTGGACCAGCCGATCGCCGAGGTCGAGACGGCCAAGGCGATTGTCGAGGTCCCGACCCCGTTCGGAGGCACCGTTGCCGTGCTGCACGGCGAGCCGGGATCGACGCTCGACGTCGGCGCGCCCCTCATCACCGTCGCCGAGGTCACCCCCTCTGGTGCCGAGGTCACCTCTGGTGGTGCTGAGGTCACCCTTGGTGGCGCCGAGGTCACGCCCTCTGGCGCCGAGGTCACCCCGTCCCCCGATGAGATCTATCGCACCGAAGAGCGAGCCGGTTCGCGGGGGCGTCCTGAAGACTCCGGCTCCGGCAACGTCCTCATCGGCTACGGCACCGCGGGGGGAACGGTAGGCGGCCGCACCCGGCGACGCAAGGGGGCCCCGCCGTCGTCCGCCACGCCTGCCGCGGAACCATCGCGCACGACGGCGCCGGGCCGGGCCGTGCGGGTCGTCTCGCCGATCGTCCGCAAGCTCGCCGCGGACCTGGGCATCACGCTCGGATCGATTTCCGGATCAGGCCCCGATGGGCTCATCATGCGCCGTGACGTCGAGTCCGCCGGGGTGACTTCGGCACCGCAGGGGGTGACTTCACCTCAGCAGGCGGTGACTTCGGCACCGCAGGGGGTGACTTCACCTCCGCAGGGGGTGACTTCGGCGACACACGGGGTGACTTCGGCGCCACAGGGGGTGACCTCGGCGGGGGAGACGGACGCGAAGACGGGCCTCGGCATCGCCTCCCGCACCCCCGTCACGGGCGTCCGCAAGGCCGTGGCGCAGGCCATGGTCCGCTCCCGCACGGAGATCCCGGAGGCCACGGTCTGGGTCGACGCGGACGCGACGGAACTCGTGAAGCTCCGCAGCGACCTCAAACGCCGCGACCCGGACACCACGCCGAGCCTCCTCGCATTCATCGCCCGGTTCGTGCTCGCGGGCCTCGTGAAGTACCCCGAGCTCAACACCCGACTCGAGGAGACGGCAGAGGGCGCGCAGGAGATCGTCCGGTTCGATGGCATCAATCTGGGCTTCGCGGCCCAGACCGACCGGGGCCTCATGGTCCCCGCCATCCGCGGCGCCCACCGCCTGAGCGCACGCCAGATCGACGCCGAGCTCCGCCGCCTCACCGGTCTGGCAAGGGACGGCAAGGCATCTCCGGCAGACCTCACGGGCGGAACGTTCACACTCAACAACTACGGCGTGTTCGGCGTGGACGGCAGTGCCGCGATCATCAACCACCCCGAGGCCGCGATCCTCGGGATCGGCAGGATCATCGACCGGCCCTGGGCCGTGGACGGCGAGCTCGCGGTCCGGAAGGTCGTGCAGCTCACGCTCGTGTTCGACCACCGCGTGTGCGACGGTGGGACGGCGGGCGGATTCCTCCGCTTCGTCGCCGACGCGGTCGAGCAGCCCGGCAGCGTCCTCGCGGACCTGTAG
- a CDS encoding alpha-ketoacid dehydrogenase subunit beta, giving the protein MSTVAEAAQARATATAGPEALTFAKALTTAMADALRTDANVVVFGEDVGTLGGVFRITDGLQKEFGAERCFDTPLAESGIAGMALGMAMNGLRPVIEMQFDAFAYPAFEQIASHIAKMHNRTRGAVRLPLVIRIPYAGGIGGVEHHCDSSEAYYAHTPGLKVFAPATVPDAYRMLREAIASDDPVVFLEPKKQYWSKDLVDLEALRAEFAGAGHGGARRLSVDGAAVVARAGTDATLIAYGPSVPTALAAAEAAEAEGRSVEVIDVRTIVPFDDETVCASVRKTGRAVVVAEAAGFASVASEIVARVQERCFHSLAAPVRRVTGFDIPFPPPKLEHYYLPSVDRILDALDDLQWED; this is encoded by the coding sequence ATGAGCACGGTTGCTGAGGCCGCGCAGGCCCGAGCTACTGCGACGGCGGGCCCCGAGGCCCTCACCTTTGCCAAGGCCCTGACCACCGCGATGGCGGACGCCCTGCGCACGGATGCGAACGTCGTCGTGTTCGGCGAGGACGTCGGCACGCTCGGCGGGGTCTTCCGCATCACCGACGGCCTGCAGAAGGAATTCGGGGCCGAGCGCTGCTTCGACACGCCGCTGGCCGAGTCAGGGATTGCGGGGATGGCCCTCGGCATGGCCATGAACGGGCTCCGCCCCGTGATCGAGATGCAGTTCGACGCCTTCGCCTACCCCGCCTTCGAGCAGATCGCGAGCCACATCGCGAAGATGCACAACCGCACTCGGGGCGCGGTCCGGCTCCCGCTCGTGATCCGCATCCCGTATGCCGGCGGGATCGGCGGCGTTGAGCACCACTGCGACTCGTCCGAGGCGTACTACGCCCACACTCCGGGCCTCAAGGTCTTCGCGCCCGCCACCGTCCCGGACGCCTACCGGATGCTCCGCGAGGCCATTGCGAGCGACGATCCCGTCGTGTTCCTCGAGCCCAAGAAGCAATACTGGTCCAAGGACCTCGTGGACCTCGAGGCGCTCCGCGCTGAGTTTGCGGGTGCCGGGCACGGCGGCGCGCGGCGGCTGAGCGTCGATGGCGCAGCCGTCGTTGCCCGCGCCGGAACCGACGCGACGCTCATCGCGTACGGGCCGAGCGTCCCGACCGCCCTGGCTGCGGCCGAGGCGGCCGAGGCCGAGGGCCGCTCGGTCGAGGTCATCGACGTGCGCACGATCGTCCCGTTCGACGACGAGACCGTGTGCGCCTCCGTGCGCAAGACCGGGCGCGCCGTCGTGGTCGCGGAGGCAGCGGGCTTCGCCTCTGTCGCGTCCGAGATCGTGGCGCGAGTCCAGGAGCGCTGCTTCCACTCGCTCGCCGCGCCCGTGCGGCGCGTGACGGGGTTCGACATCCCGTTCCCGCCGCCCAAGCTCGAGCACTACTACCTGCCGAGCGTGGACCGCATCCTCGACGCCCTCGACGACCTGCAGTGGGAGGACTGA
- the pdhA gene encoding pyruvate dehydrogenase (acetyl-transferring) E1 component subunit alpha — MTVPTEAQEAIRSFGISIEDYMLPVHGRVPQIQILDEHGTLRPEDERGSAPGHEYPIPAAGELLEAYRRLVIGRRVNDQNSALVRQGRMAVYPSSHGQEACQVAAALCLADGDWMFPTYRDSVAVMTRGVDPVETMTLFRGDWHGGYDCHEHRVGIQSTPLTTQLLHAVGVAHAAKLRGEDTVVLAMCGDGATSEGDFHEALNFAAVFNLPVVFFVQNNQYAISVPLAHQTAAPSLAHKAVGYGMAGERVDGNDAVALLAVLDRAVRLARAGSGPLLVEAYTYRMQAHTNADDATRYRNDAEVQAWAAKDPLVRMREYLRAVGALTEATEASFAADAEDVARQLRDGLGADTDVDPQDLFRFVYTEPTPQLREQAAQLADELSREER; from the coding sequence ATGACCGTCCCAACCGAGGCACAGGAGGCCATCCGCAGCTTCGGGATCAGCATCGAGGACTACATGCTCCCGGTGCACGGCCGCGTGCCCCAGATCCAGATTCTCGACGAGCACGGTACCCTCCGCCCCGAGGATGAGCGCGGCTCGGCCCCCGGCCACGAGTACCCGATCCCAGCCGCGGGCGAGCTCCTCGAGGCGTACCGCCGGCTCGTGATCGGCCGCCGCGTCAATGACCAGAACTCCGCGCTCGTGCGCCAGGGCCGCATGGCCGTCTATCCCTCCAGCCATGGCCAGGAGGCCTGCCAGGTCGCCGCCGCGCTGTGCCTCGCGGACGGCGACTGGATGTTCCCCACCTACCGCGACTCGGTCGCCGTCATGACCCGCGGCGTGGACCCCGTGGAGACCATGACCCTGTTCCGCGGCGACTGGCACGGTGGATACGACTGCCACGAGCACAGGGTGGGCATCCAGTCCACGCCGCTGACCACCCAGCTGCTGCACGCCGTGGGCGTCGCGCACGCCGCGAAGCTGCGCGGTGAGGACACCGTTGTCCTGGCGATGTGCGGCGATGGCGCAACGAGCGAGGGTGACTTCCATGAGGCCCTCAACTTCGCAGCGGTCTTCAACCTGCCCGTGGTCTTCTTCGTCCAGAACAACCAGTACGCGATCTCCGTGCCGCTCGCGCACCAGACCGCCGCGCCGTCGCTCGCACACAAGGCGGTCGGCTACGGCATGGCGGGGGAGCGCGTGGACGGGAACGACGCCGTGGCCCTCCTCGCCGTCCTCGACCGAGCCGTGCGCCTGGCACGCGCCGGCTCGGGGCCCCTCCTCGTCGAGGCCTACACGTACCGGATGCAGGCCCACACCAACGCTGACGACGCGACCCGCTACCGCAACGACGCCGAGGTCCAAGCCTGGGCGGCCAAGGACCCGCTCGTGCGGATGCGCGAGTACCTGCGCGCGGTGGGCGCCCTCACGGAGGCGACCGAGGCCTCCTTCGCCGCGGACGCCGAGGACGTGGCACGCCAGCTCCGCGACGGCTTGGGCGCCGACACGGACGTGGATCCCCAGGACCTCTTCCGCTTCGTCTACACCGAACCGACCCCCCAGCTGCGCGAGCAGGCCGCCCAGCTGGCCGACGAGCTTTCCCGAGAGGAGCGCTGA
- a CDS encoding Lrp/AsnC family transcriptional regulator: MDDLHASQEAPRRPAEPKPLDDVDRAILAQLTADARRSVTTIAENVHVSRAHAYNRIARLQADGVITKYTTLVDPLKAGLRSSAYVTLKVRQQSWRELRERLRTIPEVQHIALVGGDFDVIILVRALDNTDLRRVVFDQLQDMPGVLDTQTFLIFEDLDTR; this comes from the coding sequence ATGGACGATCTGCACGCGAGTCAGGAGGCTCCCCGGCGACCTGCCGAGCCGAAGCCGCTCGACGACGTCGACCGCGCGATCCTTGCCCAGCTCACCGCGGACGCGCGGCGGTCTGTCACGACCATCGCGGAGAACGTGCACGTCTCCCGCGCCCACGCCTACAACCGGATCGCGAGGCTCCAGGCGGACGGGGTCATCACGAAGTACACGACGCTCGTCGATCCGCTCAAGGCGGGGCTGCGGTCAAGCGCCTACGTGACGCTCAAGGTCCGCCAGCAGTCCTGGCGCGAGCTCCGCGAACGCCTGCGGACCATCCCCGAGGTGCAGCACATCGCGCTCGTCGGCGGGGACTTCGACGTCATCATCCTGGTCCGCGCACTGGACAACACCGACCTGCGCCGCGTGGTCTTCGACCAGTTGCAGGACATGCCGGGGGTTCTGGACACGCAGACCTTCCTCATCTTCGAGGACCTCGACACGCGCTGA
- a CDS encoding glutamate decarboxylase, with protein MNPLFSRAGEATEFPRFTLPEGESLPGTAYQVVHDDAMLDGNARLNLATFVGTWMEPEAARLYAETVDKNMIDKDEYPKTAEIEHRCWRMLADLWNAPDPAHAVGTSTIGSSEASMLAGLALKRRWQHARRAAGKPSDRPNLVMSSAVQVCWEKFCNYWDVEPRYVPISQEHRVLDGYGLSEYVDENTIGVVAIMGVTYTGMYEPVAEISQALDEIQASTGLDIPIHVDGASGAMIAPFLTPELVWDFRLPRVASINTSGHKYGLVYPGLGWVVWRDLSALPDDLVFHVSYLGGDMPTFALNFSRPGAQVLLQYYLFLRLGFEGYRAVHAASRDVAEYLAREIGAMDAFELWNDGSDIPVFAWSLRPGRQDTWNLHHLSDRLRMNGWLVPAYPMPDGLADLTVQRIVVRNGFTRDLASSFLDDLRSAVAFLDAAETPFPDPGHSGAFHH; from the coding sequence CTGAACCCACTGTTCAGCCGGGCCGGAGAGGCCACCGAGTTCCCGCGGTTCACGCTTCCCGAGGGGGAGAGCCTCCCGGGCACGGCGTACCAGGTAGTCCACGACGACGCGATGCTCGACGGCAATGCCCGGCTCAACCTCGCGACCTTCGTGGGCACGTGGATGGAGCCAGAGGCTGCTCGGCTCTACGCCGAGACCGTCGACAAGAACATGATCGACAAGGACGAGTACCCCAAGACGGCCGAGATCGAGCACCGCTGCTGGCGCATGCTCGCAGACCTCTGGAATGCCCCCGATCCGGCGCACGCCGTCGGCACGTCCACGATCGGCTCGTCCGAGGCGTCCATGCTCGCTGGGCTCGCGCTCAAGCGCCGCTGGCAGCACGCCCGGCGGGCCGCCGGCAAGCCCTCGGACAGGCCCAACCTGGTGATGAGCTCTGCCGTCCAGGTGTGCTGGGAGAAGTTCTGCAACTACTGGGATGTCGAGCCGCGTTACGTGCCCATCTCGCAGGAGCACCGGGTCCTCGACGGGTACGGGCTCTCCGAGTACGTCGATGAGAACACGATCGGCGTCGTCGCGATCATGGGCGTCACGTACACGGGCATGTACGAGCCGGTCGCCGAGATCTCGCAGGCCCTCGACGAGATCCAGGCCTCCACGGGGCTCGATATCCCGATCCACGTGGACGGTGCCTCAGGCGCCATGATCGCGCCCTTCCTCACGCCCGAGCTCGTGTGGGACTTCCGCCTGCCGCGCGTCGCCTCGATCAACACGTCGGGCCACAAGTACGGGCTCGTGTACCCGGGTCTCGGGTGGGTCGTGTGGCGGGACTTGTCGGCGTTGCCGGACGATCTCGTGTTCCACGTGAGCTACCTCGGCGGCGACATGCCCACGTTCGCGCTCAACTTCTCGCGGCCCGGGGCCCAGGTGCTCCTGCAGTACTACCTGTTCCTGCGGCTCGGATTCGAGGGCTACCGGGCCGTGCACGCGGCGTCCCGCGACGTCGCCGAGTACCTCGCCCGCGAGATCGGCGCCATGGATGCGTTCGAGCTGTGGAACGACGGCTCCGACATCCCGGTCTTCGCGTGGAGCCTCCGGCCCGGGCGCCAGGACACATGGAACCTGCACCACCTCTCGGACCGGTTGCGCATGAACGGGTGGCTCGTTCCGGCGTACCCCATGCCGGACGGGCTCGCCGACCTCACGGTGCAGCGGATCGTGGTGCGCAACGGCTTCACGCGCGACCTGGCGTCGAGCTTCCTCGACGACCTGCGCTCTGCCGTGGCCTTCCTCGACGCCGCCGAAACTCCGTTCCCGGACCCGGGCCACTCGGGCGCCTTCCACCACTGA
- a CDS encoding enoyl-CoA hydratase/isomerase family protein: MITLSIADGVAEVILDAPANLNSLDEAALAELSAAYDDAAAAASRGEVRALLLRGEGRAFCAGRDISGVNPADDDVLGYLGGLVTPLMQKMAAFPAPTFAAAQGATLGVGLGLLLATDVVYVAENAKIGSPFANLGATLDSGGHWYFTERLGMHRALDLVYTAELMSGADAVRSGMFSRAFPAEELLGRARAIVAGVAAGATGAFVASKELVAQIRDRRLGLWESMDSENKAQASLCASEDYAEGFKAFQEKRKPVFSGR, encoded by the coding sequence ATGATCACCCTGTCCATCGCCGACGGCGTCGCCGAGGTTATCCTCGACGCGCCCGCCAACCTCAACTCCCTGGACGAGGCCGCGCTCGCCGAGCTCTCGGCCGCGTACGACGACGCCGCTGCCGCCGCCTCCCGCGGTGAGGTCCGGGCGCTGCTCCTGCGCGGCGAGGGGCGCGCGTTCTGCGCAGGCCGCGACATCTCGGGCGTGAACCCGGCCGACGACGACGTGCTCGGCTACCTCGGCGGGCTCGTGACGCCGCTCATGCAGAAGATGGCAGCCTTCCCGGCGCCCACCTTCGCCGCTGCGCAGGGGGCGACGCTCGGCGTGGGCCTCGGCCTCCTGCTCGCGACGGACGTCGTGTACGTCGCGGAGAACGCCAAGATCGGCTCTCCGTTCGCGAATCTCGGGGCCACGCTCGACTCGGGTGGCCACTGGTACTTCACCGAACGCCTGGGCATGCACCGGGCCCTCGACCTCGTGTACACGGCCGAGCTCATGAGCGGCGCCGATGCCGTGCGGTCCGGGATGTTCTCCCGGGCCTTCCCTGCCGAGGAACTGCTCGGGCGGGCCCGCGCGATCGTCGCCGGAGTGGCCGCCGGGGCTACCGGGGCGTTCGTGGCGTCGAAGGAGCTCGTCGCGCAGATCCGCGACCGCAGGCTCGGGCTGTGGGAGTCCATGGACTCCGAGAACAAGGCGCAGGCCTCCCTCTGCGCCTCCGAGGACTACGCCGAGGGCTTCAAGGCCTTCCAGGAGAAGCGCAAGCCGGTGTTCTCCGGGCGCTGA
- the paaE gene encoding 1,2-phenylacetyl-CoA epoxidase subunit PaaE: protein MTEQLNAAAEAAAEPADANPVDDETGGTEGTARRRASFHTLEVSEVRRLTNDSIEVTFAVPPVLADEYDYIPGQYVALRAQLADPADGDEGTPREVRRSYSICAAPQRFDDGSSEIKVAIKRDLGGVFSTWANESLEAGATLDVMSPAGAFISKHRMTGLNDPSSIDTEAEHTFVAVAAGSGITPIMAIARTVLAANENVRFDLVYANKAAMDVMFVEELADIKDRYPSRFALHHVLSREQRISPLLSGRVDAEKLTTLLNTVIHADDVDEWFLCGPFELVQLVRDTLSGRGVEPEKVRYELFTTGTPTNLEGNIGRPVVEDPSGKNFEIEFRLDGLSGSVKSPVSANETILNAALRVRPDVPFACAGGVCGTCRAKLVTGTVDMAENYALEADEVERGFVLTCQSRPTSDCVSVDFDA from the coding sequence ATGACTGAACAGCTGAATGCGGCCGCAGAAGCAGCCGCAGAACCCGCGGACGCCAACCCGGTCGACGACGAGACGGGCGGGACCGAGGGGACCGCGCGCCGTCGTGCGTCCTTCCACACGCTCGAGGTGAGCGAGGTCCGAAGGCTCACCAACGATTCGATCGAGGTGACGTTCGCCGTCCCGCCCGTGCTCGCCGACGAGTACGACTACATCCCCGGCCAGTACGTGGCTCTCCGCGCCCAGCTTGCGGACCCCGCGGATGGAGACGAGGGCACGCCGCGTGAGGTCCGCCGCTCCTACTCGATCTGCGCCGCTCCGCAGCGCTTCGACGACGGGTCCAGCGAGATCAAGGTCGCGATCAAGCGCGACCTCGGGGGCGTCTTCTCGACGTGGGCCAACGAGAGCCTCGAGGCCGGAGCGACCCTCGACGTCATGAGCCCCGCCGGCGCGTTCATCTCGAAGCACAGGATGACGGGCCTGAACGATCCGAGCAGCATCGACACCGAGGCCGAGCACACGTTCGTGGCCGTCGCCGCCGGTTCCGGCATCACGCCGATCATGGCGATCGCCCGCACCGTCCTGGCTGCGAACGAGAACGTCCGCTTCGACCTCGTCTACGCGAACAAGGCCGCGATGGACGTCATGTTCGTCGAGGAGCTCGCCGACATCAAGGACCGCTACCCCTCGCGGTTCGCCCTCCACCACGTCCTCTCGCGCGAGCAGCGCATCTCGCCCCTGCTCTCGGGCCGGGTCGATGCCGAGAAGCTCACCACGCTGCTCAACACCGTGATACACGCCGACGACGTCGACGAGTGGTTCCTGTGCGGCCCGTTCGAGCTCGTCCAGCTCGTCCGGGACACGCTCTCCGGGCGCGGCGTCGAGCCCGAGAAGGTCCGCTACGAGCTCTTCACGACCGGAACGCCGACCAACCTCGAGGGCAACATCGGCCGGCCAGTGGTCGAGGACCCGAGTGGGAAGAACTTCGAGATCGAGTTCCGGCTCGACGGGCTGTCCGGCTCTGTGAAGTCCCCGGTCTCCGCGAACGAGACGATCCTCAACGCGGCCCTGCGCGTCCGCCCCGACGTGCCGTTCGCGTGCGCCGGAGGCGTCTGCGGAACGTGCCGCGCGAAGCTCGTCACGGGCACCGTGGACATGGCGGAGAACTACGCGCTCGAGGCGGATGAGGTCGAGCGCGGCTTCGTCCTCACATGCCAGTCCCGCCCGACCTCGGACTGTGTGTCCGTGGACTTCGACGCGTAG
- the paaD gene encoding 1,2-phenylacetyl-CoA epoxidase subunit PaaD: MITTDDEVRALAATVTDPEIPVLSIADLGILRDGRIEPDGTVRLTITPTYSGCPAMDTIRADLATVFAMAGHDKVQVDLVLSPAWTTDWMSEEGKAKLEEYGIAPPTGKAHGGPIKLGLTVKCPQCHSLNTREMSRFGSTSCKALYVCQDCHETFDYFKVL, from the coding sequence ATGATCACCACCGATGACGAGGTCCGCGCGCTTGCCGCCACTGTGACCGACCCGGAGATCCCCGTGCTCTCGATCGCCGATCTCGGGATCCTCCGCGACGGCCGGATCGAGCCGGACGGCACCGTGCGACTCACCATCACCCCGACGTACTCGGGCTGCCCCGCGATGGACACGATCCGCGCGGACCTCGCCACGGTGTTCGCCATGGCGGGGCACGACAAGGTCCAGGTCGACCTCGTGCTCTCGCCGGCGTGGACCACGGACTGGATGAGCGAAGAGGGGAAGGCGAAGCTCGAGGAGTACGGGATCGCCCCTCCGACGGGGAAGGCCCACGGCGGTCCCATCAAGCTCGGCCTGACCGTCAAGTGCCCCCAGTGCCACTCGCTCAACACCCGCGAGATGTCCCGCTTCGGCTCAACGTCCTGCAAGGCGCTTTATGTCTGCCAGGACTGCCACGAAACCTTCGACTACTTCAAGGTGCTCTAG